The Methanothermobacter tenebrarum genome has a window encoding:
- the cas1b gene encoding type I-B CRISPR-associated endonuclease Cas1b — MTRKNYYILTNGLLKRKENTLYFINKDGKRPLPIHAIYSIYTYGALSISSQVVNLLSKEGIPIHFFNRYGFYTGSFYPRETLLSGDLLIKQVEHFIDNEKRLKLASDFVKGAISNMKRVLSYYNLDNNMDALLENLNSCDKITEIMNVEGRARADYYRLLDKILPKDFRIGQRTRRPPKNMTNALISFGNSLLYSTIISEIYNTQLNPTISYLHEPFERRYSLALDISELFKPIIIDRLILYLIKKNMIDKTDFEKDLNYSLLNENGKRKFIAEYDKRLKKTIKHRKIGRKVSYKRLIRLECYKLIKHVLGKEQYKPFISWW, encoded by the coding sequence ATGACTAGGAAAAATTACTATATACTTACAAATGGCCTCCTAAAAAGGAAAGAGAACACATTATATTTCATAAACAAGGATGGGAAACGCCCACTACCAATCCACGCTATATATTCAATATACACATATGGGGCGCTTAGCATTTCCTCCCAGGTTGTGAATTTGTTATCAAAAGAAGGTATACCAATACACTTTTTTAACCGGTACGGATTTTACACAGGGAGTTTTTATCCGAGGGAGACGCTACTGTCTGGGGATCTTCTGATAAAACAAGTCGAACATTTTATAGATAATGAGAAAAGGTTAAAACTTGCCTCAGATTTTGTTAAAGGCGCAATATCTAACATGAAACGAGTTTTATCCTACTATAATCTGGATAATAACATGGATGCTCTCTTAGAAAATCTTAATTCATGTGATAAGATAACCGAGATCATGAATGTTGAAGGAAGGGCTAGAGCAGACTATTATAGATTATTGGACAAGATACTCCCAAAAGATTTTAGGATAGGTCAGAGGACTCGTAGACCACCCAAAAACATGACAAACGCACTAATTAGTTTTGGCAACTCCCTTTTATATTCAACCATCATAAGCGAAATCTATAATACACAGTTAAACCCCACTATATCATATCTCCATGAACCATTTGAAAGACGATACTCACTTGCATTAGACATCAGCGAATTATTCAAGCCAATAATCATCGATCGCCTAATATTGTATCTAATAAAGAAGAATATGATAGATAAAACAGACTTTGAAAAAGATTTAAATTATTCTTTACTCAACGAAAATGGGAAAAGAAAATTCATAGCAGAATACGATAAAAGACTTAAAAAGACAATTAAACATAGGAAAATCGGGAGAAAAGTATCATATAAACGTTTAATACGGTTAGAATGCTACAAATTGATAAAACATGTTCTAGGAAAGGAACAGTATAAACCATTCATAAGCTGGTGGTAA
- the cas4 gene encoding CRISPR-associated protein Cas4 produces MISEAEKKLLVRGTQINYYFVCKTKLWLFSHHIQMEQESDAVELGKLIHDDTYKREEKGLILDDLISADFMRKGKVLEVHEVKKSNKMEEAHLFQLLYYLYYLKNEKGIEKIRGFIDYPKLRKRKEIRLTHDIEKRLEKILQDIDSIIKGDVPQPQRKKICRNCAYLEFCWS; encoded by the coding sequence ATGATTTCAGAGGCTGAGAAGAAGCTTCTGGTACGTGGAACTCAAATCAATTATTATTTCGTATGTAAAACTAAGCTTTGGCTTTTTTCTCACCATATACAAATGGAGCAGGAATCAGATGCTGTTGAACTAGGGAAATTGATACATGATGACACTTATAAACGGGAAGAAAAGGGTTTGATACTTGATGACCTTATAAGCGCAGACTTCATGAGAAAAGGAAAAGTCCTTGAAGTTCATGAAGTTAAAAAAAGCAATAAAATGGAGGAAGCTCACCTTTTCCAATTACTCTATTATCTCTATTACTTGAAAAATGAAAAGGGAATAGAGAAGATTAGAGGTTTTATAGATTATCCAAAACTCCGCAAAAGGAAAGAGATAAGACTAACCCACGATATTGAGAAAAGATTAGAAAAAATTCTCCAAGATATAGACTCCATAATTAAAGGCGACGTTCCACAGCCTCAAAGGAAGAAAATATGTAGAAACTGTGCCTACCTTGAATTTTGTTGGTCATAA
- the cas3 gene encoding CRISPR-associated helicase Cas3' produces the protein MELMELLRAKSSDQENYLLKDHLEETVNRIVEMYRFFDENRGNFTYDLDRTLFERLIVAALIHDLGKIDYNFQRKVLKPEERKDKDWIELKEFFKPLRGLQRSPRHEILSSIWSTFLVGNDKLDKKIRTAILLHHYNEYFTVERDLMEIVYNYEDQVNSYLEFIIEKRHLLEDFLIQLLESIKRDFQENIVSSAIDYLRKKMDFDKAKVLLRKINRHDDDISDFAGFYNPKAEDYDFLVLLGLLRRSDYSASANVPIESYTPRIFVNIEDRLKKRIPVKKLWQKTLLDEIDLGDSLVLVAPTGSGKTEFAILWAAKNNRKLMYTLPLRVALNDLFIRFRNEENGYFNASNVDILHSTAFIEYMDEERKGKSIDLDKMLTSARLLASPVLLTTPDQVFLTSLNYYGSDKVISAYPFSSFIIDEVQTYNEEMAAIIIKTVNIIKELDGKVMIMTATFPPYFKRFFKDFDFVDVKDYGLPVKNLNLKRHKIKVIDKPLFRDKELKIHKESENEIKDVLEDQNKNFLIVVNNVKKAIQLYKKLNEDYPNVYLLHSRILEIEKDRRLKEIREKVENGEQVIVVSTQIIEASVDLDFDTMITEISTIDSQIQRWGRIYRNREEDYQEHEPNIIIFTGKVENGNLKIDNGTKRIYDQRVVEKTREVLKEYEGEILDYNSERNLILEVFKKKIGNSTLKEHYENKIEDILKDLEYFSVEKKSQAQLLFRRIAGVKIVIPDIIIQDSDNKIQKIFGKCIKEGAKTWKEIIERIKEETGKKVDMWTLKKLLYEYSINMPVYYEEKSDFWDKTTGEFKGFYIWGNINADDLNAIKELGLDSIFESTNSPSIL, from the coding sequence ATGGAATTAATGGAGCTTTTAAGGGCTAAATCGAGTGATCAAGAGAATTATCTTTTAAAAGACCACCTAGAGGAGACTGTGAATAGGATTGTTGAAATGTATAGATTTTTTGACGAAAATAGGGGGAATTTCACATACGATTTAGACAGGACTTTGTTTGAGAGGCTTATAGTTGCTGCGCTAATCCACGACCTTGGAAAGATCGACTATAATTTTCAGAGGAAAGTTTTAAAGCCAGAAGAAAGGAAAGATAAGGATTGGATTGAATTAAAGGAGTTTTTCAAACCTTTAAGAGGTCTTCAGAGATCTCCACGTCACGAAATACTTTCAAGTATATGGAGCACATTTCTCGTAGGTAATGACAAGTTAGACAAAAAAATTAGAACTGCCATTCTTTTACATCATTACAATGAATATTTTACTGTTGAACGGGATTTGATGGAAATAGTCTATAATTATGAGGATCAAGTAAACTCATACCTTGAGTTTATAATTGAAAAACGTCATCTATTAGAAGATTTTTTAATTCAATTATTGGAATCTATCAAAAGAGACTTCCAGGAGAATATAGTTTCTTCTGCAATTGATTATCTAAGAAAAAAGATGGATTTTGATAAAGCAAAGGTTTTATTAAGAAAAATCAATAGGCATGATGATGATATTTCTGATTTCGCAGGATTTTATAATCCAAAAGCGGAAGATTATGATTTTTTAGTCTTATTGGGGCTTCTTAGAAGATCAGATTATTCAGCAAGTGCAAACGTGCCCATAGAATCATATACTCCAAGAATATTCGTTAATATCGAAGATAGACTCAAAAAAAGAATCCCAGTGAAAAAATTATGGCAAAAAACACTCTTAGATGAAATAGATCTGGGAGATTCTTTAGTTCTTGTGGCTCCAACCGGTTCTGGTAAGACAGAATTTGCCATCCTTTGGGCCGCAAAAAATAATAGAAAATTAATGTACACATTACCATTACGAGTAGCATTGAACGATCTCTTCATAAGGTTCAGAAACGAAGAAAATGGTTATTTCAACGCTTCTAATGTTGATATTCTTCATTCAACTGCTTTTATAGAATACATGGACGAAGAAAGGAAAGGAAAAAGTATAGATCTTGATAAAATGTTGACTTCTGCAAGGCTCCTAGCATCACCTGTTTTATTAACGACACCAGACCAGGTATTTTTAACTTCGCTTAATTATTATGGATCTGATAAGGTAATATCTGCCTATCCATTCTCTTCATTTATTATAGACGAAGTACAAACATACAATGAAGAAATGGCCGCTATCATCATTAAAACAGTTAATATTATCAAGGAGTTAGATGGTAAAGTCATGATAATGACTGCAACTTTCCCCCCTTATTTTAAGAGATTCTTTAAAGATTTCGATTTTGTGGATGTTAAAGATTATGGGCTCCCTGTGAAAAATCTAAATTTAAAAAGACATAAGATAAAGGTCATAGATAAACCACTTTTTAGGGACAAAGAATTAAAAATCCATAAAGAAAGTGAAAATGAGATAAAAGATGTTCTAGAAGATCAGAATAAGAACTTTCTTATAGTGGTCAATAATGTCAAAAAGGCAATTCAATTATATAAAAAATTAAATGAAGATTATCCTAATGTGTACCTTCTCCATTCAAGAATACTTGAAATCGAAAAAGACAGAAGATTAAAAGAAATAAGAGAGAAAGTAGAAAATGGAGAGCAAGTAATAGTTGTGTCGACGCAGATAATAGAAGCTTCTGTAGACCTCGATTTTGACACGATGATAACGGAGATATCCACAATTGACAGTCAAATCCAGCGCTGGGGACGAATCTACAGGAATAGAGAAGAAGATTACCAAGAACATGAACCCAACATAATAATATTTACTGGAAAAGTGGAAAACGGCAATCTAAAAATTGACAATGGAACCAAGCGCATATATGATCAGAGAGTAGTGGAGAAAACAAGAGAAGTGCTTAAAGAATATGAAGGCGAAATTTTGGATTATAATTCTGAAAGGAACCTCATTCTAGAAGTGTTTAAAAAGAAGATTGGAAATTCAACACTGAAAGAGCATTACGAAAACAAAATAGAAGACATACTCAAAGATCTTGAATATTTCAGCGTAGAGAAAAAGAGCCAGGCCCAATTATTATTCCGAAGAATTGCAGGAGTAAAGATAGTAATACCTGATATTATAATCCAGGATTCTGATAATAAAATCCAAAAAATTTTTGGAAAATGTATAAAAGAAGGCGCTAAAACCTGGAAAGAAATCATAGAAAGAATAAAGGAGGAGACAGGCAAAAAAGTTGATATGTGGACACTTAAGAAATTACTTTATGAATACTCAATAAACATGCCAGTTTATTACGAAGAGAAAAGCGATTTTTGGGATAAAACTACAGGAGAATTTAAAGGATTTTACATATGGGGTAATATAAACGCGGATGATCTTAATGCAATAAAAGAACTTGGCTTGGATAGCATATTTGAAAGCACGAACTCCCCTTCCATCCTATAA
- the cas5b gene encoding type I-B CRISPR-associated protein Cas5b: protein MEIFQPFAQYRNAFTFDYAQSYPLPPKSTIIGMLQNATGKYYDEELYNLKVSVHGLFESKFWNYQSLIKGEVSLRRRHRRLELWNAGYPLYSENIKSQRSPTYQEELFNGHYYIFLKGDKNMLLEVEESLSKPSNILYLGRSEDIIFIKNMHKNFDLKEKKVKRNIWLTYPTYIKLEDNGKTFPLKNRKFPVYSIPLKVLFKNKDRVISNKAELSNSTDRVPEFESVIYTGTDQVIYLEDKVTVEEYHVGGLVFKISKNFGWL from the coding sequence ATGGAAATATTCCAACCATTTGCACAATACAGAAATGCATTCACATTTGATTATGCTCAGAGTTATCCTTTACCGCCTAAATCAACGATCATCGGAATGCTACAGAACGCCACTGGCAAATACTACGACGAAGAATTATACAATTTAAAGGTTAGTGTTCATGGATTATTCGAAAGTAAATTCTGGAATTACCAGAGTTTGATAAAGGGAGAAGTCTCCTTAAGAAGACGTCATAGACGCCTAGAATTGTGGAATGCTGGATATCCCCTTTATAGTGAAAATATAAAGTCGCAAAGGAGTCCAACATACCAAGAGGAGCTTTTCAATGGACATTATTATATTTTCCTAAAAGGTGATAAAAACATGCTCTTGGAGGTGGAAGAGTCACTTTCGAAACCTTCTAATATACTCTACTTAGGAAGAAGCGAAGATATTATATTCATAAAAAATATGCACAAAAATTTCGATTTAAAAGAAAAAAAGGTTAAAAGGAACATATGGCTCACATATCCAACATATATTAAGCTAGAAGATAATGGCAAAACTTTCCCCTTAAAAAATAGGAAATTCCCCGTTTATTCCATACCCCTAAAGGTTTTATTTAAAAACAAGGACCGTGTCATTTCAAACAAGGCCGAATTATCAAATTCTACAGATAGGGTACCTGAATTTGAAAGTGTAATTTATACCGGCACAGATCAAGTAATATATTTAGAGGATAAGGTAACTGTTGAAGAGTACCATGTTGGGGGGCTGGTTTTCAAGATATCTAAAAATTTCGGGTGGTTATAA
- the cas7i gene encoding type I-B CRISPR-associated protein Cas7/Cst2/DevR gives MGKYVVLDIVFHGNSLNYDQGSGNYQELKKITKWDGRQYTLVSRYAIRYSLLETAQNMNLFKLTEAENLIKAGKGENKVIQPATEFLLTGDILQYPEFDLFGYLITDTTPQNFRTAPIKISHAVSMTPFMYDAHFNANIGLANRMRKMHGEMEPNPFTMEEHETYYQYTVVVDIENIGEIEVYIQPKKDVTIQDGKFKVESIEKVSGLDGGEKLSIKLKKSRNEKELLQSDLVELSEFTEFDDVYAIKYRLKDNEKIKERILNFIRALMNLKRSIKGREEDLSPKLLIAGIYSDCPYKTYKDKLALVDEYVEEAYDEIEENETENGRILKVKHKTNKTRKPLFEINGLKAAIDVLDDEKILSFIEKIFDKEGEYKDVKIFKDESIEVQI, from the coding sequence ATGGGAAAATATGTAGTGCTAGATATAGTTTTCCATGGAAATTCTTTAAACTATGACCAAGGCAGTGGAAATTATCAGGAACTGAAGAAAATAACGAAATGGGATGGTAGACAATATACCCTAGTAAGTAGGTACGCCATAAGGTACAGTTTGCTCGAAACAGCGCAAAATATGAATTTATTTAAATTAACCGAAGCAGAAAACCTCATAAAAGCTGGTAAGGGTGAAAACAAGGTTATACAACCTGCAACAGAATTTCTATTAACTGGAGACATATTACAGTATCCTGAATTTGATCTTTTCGGGTATCTGATAACGGACACCACCCCACAGAATTTTAGAACGGCTCCTATTAAGATTTCTCATGCTGTTTCTATGACGCCTTTCATGTATGACGCACATTTCAATGCCAACATCGGCCTTGCAAATAGAATGCGAAAAATGCACGGTGAAATGGAACCCAATCCGTTCACAATGGAAGAACACGAAACATATTATCAGTACACTGTTGTAGTGGATATCGAAAATATCGGAGAAATAGAAGTTTACATCCAACCAAAGAAAGATGTTACTATTCAAGATGGAAAATTCAAAGTGGAAAGTATAGAGAAAGTAAGTGGCTTAGATGGTGGAGAAAAATTGTCAATAAAATTGAAAAAAAGCAGAAATGAGAAAGAGCTTTTACAATCAGACCTCGTAGAATTATCAGAGTTCACAGAATTTGATGATGTTTATGCAATCAAATATAGGTTAAAGGATAATGAAAAGATTAAAGAGAGGATATTGAATTTTATAAGAGCATTGATGAATTTAAAACGCAGTATAAAAGGTCGGGAGGAGGATTTATCGCCTAAACTCCTCATCGCAGGAATATACAGTGATTGTCCATACAAAACATATAAAGACAAACTAGCTCTTGTCGACGAATACGTAGAAGAGGCATACGATGAAATAGAAGAAAATGAAACAGAAAATGGACGCATATTAAAAGTGAAACACAAAACTAATAAAACAAGGAAGCCTTTATTCGAAATTAATGGACTTAAAGCCGCTATAGACGTGTTAGATGATGAAAAAATTCTTTCATTTATCGAGAAGATATTCGATAAAGAAGGTGAATACAAGGATGTGAAAATTTTCAAAGATGAGAGTATAGAAGTGCAAATTTAA